tcttatttaagtcatccatgaaaaaatattactttttatgctaaaaatattattttttattgtgaatatcgataaggttgacccgtctcacagataaagattcgtgagatcgtctcaaaagagacctactcataaaaaaattgataaattgtTATGTGTTTTTAAAAGGCCAAAATATTCCAACAAAATGACATGATCCAACACTCAAAATGATAATAGAACAACAAAATGAGATTTATTATTGAAGATAATAAAGATAtatcattgaaaaaaaaaaaagaaatacaaattattgatattaaaaaaattacaagcaCCCAAAAACAAACCATTAGAAAACGatagataaaaaattaagaaaaatataaaaatgtcaaattattaggataaataaaagataattaAGTCCATGCTTTAACATTTTGCACATCTCTCatataacaaaatttaatgttttaatgCACGTGTACAAATATATTTGTCATATTAACNTATATTAGGTAATAACAATTAGTTCCTTAAAATAACAGGAATTGAGATCCTATCTCTTTATTGGCTAATTAACCTTTCACACAGATAACACAACCTCACATATAAAGCCAAACGAAGTTGAACACTAGAACAAATGCTTGATCCTAAACAAATCATAGTGTCTCCCTAACACCATCGTACATTCCTGGTTCGTTCCTATACTCTCCGGGATTGTTTGTGAGATGATCGTGTGAAGTCGACGACGATGCAGCCGTGGTTCTTAAAGGCAAACTGAAGCCCCTGTGGAAATTATGATCCATCTTCAATTGGCTATCCGGTGCCAAAAAGTCGTTCTGGATCCCCTCTTGATGGAACAGAAGCTTGGCAGATTCATCACTTTGTCCCGTTAACGCATTGAAGATGCTCAACCCATTAGGCCATTTGATGTCGTTTTCCTGCTCTCCAATCAGATCTTCCATCCTGGAttcagttgaatattgagggAGATACAATTTGTCTCTGGGTGGTGGGATTCCATATCTAGATGAGTTTTGAAACTCGGGAGATGCAAGGACCGAAGCTGGCAAAACCAGAGGCCTCGGCCCATAATTGAAAAGGGTAGAAGGAGAGCTAATCGTTGTGGAGGGAACTGTGGATGGAGACGAAGCATGGCGAGTGGAAGAAAAGATCTGGGATAGGTAAACTCCAGATTGATAGCCTAAGGATTCAAAGGTGTGCCTCATTCTTAGCACGAAATGGAGGTCTTCTTTTATCTGAAGATACACACATCTCTTTATTACACCATATTTTTTATTACCACATTTGATTTATTGTATGGCCACCCTTTTAATATCGTGGCTAGattaatctttaaagtttttgattttttttttgcaaaatcaAACATTCGAAATATATTTTTCCAAGAATAACAAGCATTTGAAGTTAAACATGATACAATGGGAAAAATCAAACTCACAATCTTGCAAGAACCAAGCTGCAGAAGGCCATGTCCAGCTTGAATCACTGCTATAGTCTGCTAAAACCATACAAAAAGCTCAGCATATATGTTTGAGTCTGAGTGTGAGTGTATATATACTATATAGTTTTGTATTATGGATTCAGACCTGAATGCCCGCCTCAAATTGATCAGTCCACTCAGATGGCTGCTGCAGTTGATCAAAGAAAAATTCATCAATCACTCGCACACTAGGATTAAACTGAAAATATTGTTCTCATTATACATGTAATTTTTCCAAAATACAAATTAGTGCTTCCGTCTTAAAAATAAATCCAGTATCTCTGTATAGAAACCATTTATTACTTTGACAGCTAATTAGTTCAGCTGATTAAAtcatcataaaaatgaaatatccATCCAGAGTTTCTTAGGATTCATGTTAAAATATCACAGTTATTCGATAATATGGATCGTATTTATGGCCCACGACAATAACTATACCGATTTCTTATATTACTTATTCAGAATCAAGTATTCGAGTCGAGTTCGAACCCAAACTATCTAATTTTTTGGGGTGGGGAACAT
This genomic window from Primulina huaijiensis isolate GDHJ02 chromosome 7, ASM1229523v2, whole genome shotgun sequence contains:
- the LOC140980324 gene encoding protein RICE SALT SENSITIVE 3-like isoform X1 codes for the protein MAGSSDRSKEAVGMLALHEALRRVCLNSEWTYSVFWTIRPRPRLRGGGGCKVGDDNGSLMLMWEDGFCRDRVAEGLDEVDGEDPVRKAFSKMSIHLYNYGEGLMGKVAADKCHKWIFKESAECEPNVSNYWQSSFDAQPSEWTDQFEAGIQTIAVIQAGHGLLQLGSCKIIKEDLHFVLRMRHTFESLGYQSGVYLSQIFSSTRHASSPSTVPSTTISSPSTLFNYGPRPLVLPASVLASPEFQNSSRYGIPPPRDKLYLPQYSTESRMEDLIGEQENDIKWPNGLSIFNALTGQSDESAKLLFHQEGIQNDFLAPDSQLKMDHNFHRGFSLPLRTTAASSSTSHDHLTNNPGEYRNEPGMYDGVRETL
- the LOC140980324 gene encoding protein RICE SALT SENSITIVE 3-like isoform X2; its protein translation is MAGSSDRSKEAVGMLALHEALRRVCLNSEWTYSVFWTIRPRPRLRGGGGCKVGDDNGSLMLMWEDGFCRDRVAEGLDEVDGEDPVRKAFSKMSIHLYNYGEGLMGKVAADKCHKWIFKESAECEPNVSNYWQSSFDAPSEWTDQFEAGIQTIAVIQAGHGLLQLGSCKIIKEDLHFVLRMRHTFESLGYQSGVYLSQIFSSTRHASSPSTVPSTTISSPSTLFNYGPRPLVLPASVLASPEFQNSSRYGIPPPRDKLYLPQYSTESRMEDLIGEQENDIKWPNGLSIFNALTGQSDESAKLLFHQEGIQNDFLAPDSQLKMDHNFHRGFSLPLRTTAASSSTSHDHLTNNPGEYRNEPGMYDGVRETL